Genomic segment of Benincasa hispida cultivar B227 chromosome 1, ASM972705v1, whole genome shotgun sequence:
ccaaatTGTGAGAACTAGTAGTTAAAGCATTACAGAATGCCAAATATGTGGGATACAAGTATTTATAAGAAAACAAATAGAATGTGGTTACAATATATAAAGCGAGACAAGTTCTACCATAATTCTTGCAAAAAATTGATATGGATTGTGAGGAGACATATTATCCTATGGTAGATATAATACCATacgatatttaatttatttaactatatatGAAAAGCTTAACATGCATCTCATCTTATGGGTGTAGTTAttgtatatttatatgaattttttaataatataccCTGAAGGATTAAAGTGACCAAAATCATATAAGTAAAATATTAGAGAATGATATATATATCATAGAGATTTTTTATAAAACATCCCTAATGAGTGCAAAGTAATCaccttattaaatatttgatgatatGAGGATTTAAAATAACCCTATTTGTCCATAtgcttttataaagaaatcacaacatGAGATTTCCTAtacattatttatatatatatgttgataATTTAAGCATAAACTCTTGAAGAGATTTCAAAGGCAAATAGAATttcttaagaaaataaattgagaTGATAAGTTTTGTCTTAGCTTACAAATAAAGCATAAAGCAAATGAAATTACatcaatatatacatataagatcTTATATGGACTAGTTCTACCATTGAATATTCTTATGATGGTTGGTGTGAAAAGTTTACATCATATGACGTCAGAAAGACAATGAAGAACTTTGGGTTCCAAAGAACCATAACTTTTGGGAAATAAGTGCACTTATATCTTTACTAGTTTATACACTACCTATCGtagcataaatataatattcctCCAATGAAAGATATTAGAGTAGACTTAAAAGTATGTTATGTTTTTGTTTGATAATTAGTTTACTTGATTTATTATATTCTCATTAAATCTAATTGTGATCTAGTTGATTGTGAAGATGTAGGTTACTTATCTAATCCATAAGAACTAGATTTTAAACATGTTACTTAGTACATAGAAAAGAATTTTTGTATTATAGCAGTTAATGAAGCAGATCAAAATAactactttaatcatgttaaaATCTTGATATGTATGAGGCTAGTCAATAGTGTTATTATATGAAGATGATAAAGCATAAAGTATCGATATCACTATTCAATGaatttcttcaaaagatgaTTTGGGAGATTTATTGACGAAAGTGTTGCCTACAACAACATTTTAGAAgttaaaaaataacatttgtATGTGACAACCAAGAGTATCAAGTGATGTTTTCACGAGGCAGAATAAATATGTTGCATTATTTTCCCCTTGAATATGGTTTTATCCAACCGGATTTTCCTAACAAGGTTTTTATTGAGGTAGTCTCTgaagtatataaaataatatactattttttcttcactaggattttttctCATTGAGTTTTTTGCTAATAAGATTTTAACgagacatttattttatatgatatggatatctaagggggagtattatatatgtaatatatattataatatattatttagtgTAGATATCCATAATCTACTAGGTTATCAAATATCATAAACTTCCTATTGAATTTCATGTTGTAATGTGCATCCTCTATTGAATTCTATGTTGTAACATACACTATTTTGTTCTATAAATAGTGGGGTATGGTGTTTTTATAAGACACACCACAATTGAGTTTGATATTAGCTTTCtatttcatttcttcttttctctcttgtcttgctttttttgttattttattgttCACATTGTTCTTATTTCATCACAAAATTCCTTTTGAAAAATgacaaatttattattttaaaaagaacaaatatttagatgttttaaattagtaaattaccatctttatttcttttcaaacttttttcttAGAAATTcgtattaaaataaaaaaaattatttcccACTTTTTTCTGGGAAATTCAATTCTTAAGTGATTTTTTTATAATCCAAACTTGAGTATCATTAATggtaaattattgaaaatatttttaaatataacaaaatgtcattttTTATCTGTGATATATCCATAAATACTGACATTGAAAGATAATTACTACCTATTAccgaaataaaattttataatatttataaataaatttgctCATTTTAATATATTCTAGGACCACCTAAGAATTAATCGTTTACATTTCTCAATTTTCGAAACAAAcaatagtgaaaaaaaaaagaagaaaaaactaaaaatggaaTTGTTTTTAAAGGAGGAAAAGAGTGAGTCTGTTCGGTGTTGTGTTGAGTCGATCAAAAAGGAAAGACATGAAGCCATGGCAATCCAAGATTCCAAGCCCAAAGCATACCCTTCGGCTAGAACTCGACCATAGCAACACCGGAATGAGCTTCGACACTATGAGAGTTCAATCTTCAACAACCCCTCAAAGCCCTACTTCCAATCGAATGCTTGAGCGTGCCCTTTCTTCTCGCAGAGTCCCTCATCACAGTGGTGATATTGAtgacgacgacgacgacgacgacgTTTCCAAGACTAAGAAGCACAATTTCTCCTTCTTCACTCAGCGACTTTCCAATTACTTCGTTCGAATCGGACCCATTTGGGCTTGCCTTGCTCTCGTTGCCGTAATACTTCTCTTGGTTTCCTCTTTGATATTCTTTCATTCCCGCAGATTTGTGTGTGTTTCGTCTTATGATCCCGTTTCCCGTTCTGGGTTCTTCGGCATGGACGGCCTAGATTCGGATTTCGGTTCTCTTGGTGTGCCCTGGTGTAAGTTTTCTTGTTTATCCCTTTGGATTTTGTCCGATCCATTATTGTTTTAGATCCGTGTTCGGTGGTTATGGATGTCATCCACATAATGCAAAATAGATGCAGAActgtaattaatttgtttttcgcATGATGAAAAGGAAACATCGTTGTTTGTCGAATCGAATCTGTGTACTGCTGTGAGCAATTTCATGTTCTCGATTTATTGTAATTAGTTTCTCCTTTCTCCTTACTTAGTGTTGGACTAACTGTTCTAGGCCTTAGTGATGATATGTTACTCGAGTAATAACAGTGGAGACTGAGAGTCAAACAATCACGACAATATTTAATAATGTTGAATTTTCTGGATTATGATTAAGTTTCCTTATAAGTGAACTAGTTCTATTCTCACTGACTTTGCAGTTCTAGGTTCTAGTTTGATTAAATGCTATGAAATTTCTTAACTTGTTGCTTGTTTGAATCCTTATAATCCCATCCTTGTCAAAAGGCAGATCGAAACATGGAAAGACAGTGGAATGGACTGCAAAAGATTTACTAAATGCCTTGGAAGAGTTTGTACCAATTTATGAGACCCGTCCCATAAAAAATAACATGTATGGGATGGGATTTGATCATAGCTTTGGCCTTTGGTTCATTGCTCGTTGGCTAAAGCCAGATTTGATGATTGAGAGTGGTGCATTCAAGGGACACTCAACTTGGGTGCTGCGGCAAGCAATGCCGTACACGCGAATTATTTCACTGTCACCCCGACACCCCGAaaaatacttgaagaaagggcCCGCTTACGTTGATGCTAACTGTACGTACTTTGCTGGAAAGGACTTTGTAGATTTTGGTAGTGTTGGTTGGAAAAATGTGATGAAAGAACATGGAATTGATGATCTTAGTCGAGTCCTTATATTTTTTGATGACCATCAGAATGAACTAAAGAGGTATACAGAATTTCATTGTGATCAAATATATTTGTTGCCCATCTAATTACACAAGTATGCTGAAAATTTGTCTTGTAATCTGAATGCAGAATAAAGCAAGCTCTGAAAGCTGGCTTTCGACATCTTGTTTTTGAGGATAACTATGATACTGGTACAGGAGATCACTATTCTTTAAGGCAGATGTGCGATCAATTTTATATTAGAGGTGCCTTTGCTTCCATTTGTATCTCATTCCACTCTGTTttgtttttaccttttttgAATATGCCTAGGTAAAAAGACAACacagtttcttcttcacatCATCTATTGGGTAATCAGATAAGGACTTTTGCATAAGGAGCCTTCCTTAATACAGAAAAACTGAAATCTAATGAGAAATTTAGAACTGATCCATATGATGCTCCTAGTATCTCTAGGACACAAggaattcaaaattattttcaagAGTTGCTTCCtcttattttaaattgatactGTGAGTTTGTGTCTGCGACACATGcgattgaaatttattttaatgcttttctatttctgatttAGGAGGTGGGCATAGTTGCTTCAAGGACAGTGATGAAGCTAGAATCAGAGCAAAAAGGAAGTTGTTCTGGGAAAAGGCAGTGAATATAGAAGAACTTTGTGGACCATATGAATCTTGGTGGGGTGTCCGAGGCTACATGCGCGATGATTTTAACCATAGTAATAGGGCTATTTCCCATGCAGAGCACTTCCAAAATAGCAGATACCTGGAGTCAATTCTTGATGTTTATTGGGAGGTCCCTCCTGTTGCTGGCCCTTCCTTAACACATCAGACAAGATATGATCCTGCTCGTGTTTCCAGCCCTATTATCGAAGATGGCAGGTACGGTTTGTTCCAGCGGCTTGGTTTAACTCGACTTGAGACTTCTGTATTTAACGGATACACACAAATGGTCTATATTCAGATATCTAAACAATAGTTGGGAGAGAGTCTGGCAGAGATTAGGCATTTTACTCTACCTGTCAATAGTTAAGGTCATACCTGGGTTTATCTTGTAGTCGTCCCCTAGGTATGAAGtgtcatatttttttttcttaccatttatgtttttttttccatattcgATGTCAATTTAGGGACAGATGCTCTGTTCAAACATATTGTTAGTGGTTTTTGTTGATGGCAGTTTTATATATTGGCCATACTGAGATCCCTTGTTTGTTCAATCCGTCCTTGTAGTTGTTGTAGCATATTATATCTCAATTGACTGACTTTATCCAACTGTTTTTGTATCCGCCCAGTGAATAAGAATATGAACTATGAGCAATCTTTTGAGCCttttaagggaattaatttGCAAGTTACACTATTGCTCTCATCTCAACCTGATGCTGATAGGAAAACTGGATCATGTTGTGGAAACCCCAGCTGATAAGCCAAGAGAGCAATGACTTAATGAGTTAGCAGGATATCAGGATGAGAAACATAAATCAGGCACACAAAATTGCATCTCTCTCTTACATAACTTAATGAGTTAGCAGGAAAAAGTGGAAATTGAGAACATATATAAGGACTATACAATTAGTCCATTGAAGAATGCTTCCCTCCTTTCTGCTGCTTTGCATTTGTCTGCTACCATTGTTGGCCAGGAGAAGCTGAAAAGGCATGTCTTGAAGATCTACTTGGTTTGGTAATTTTGAAAGATTTCATGATCCTTAGCCTACTACATGAATCACAGTGGTTATGATGAGATTGGTTGAAGTTCTGCTTGATAA
This window contains:
- the LOC120070268 gene encoding uncharacterized protein LOC120070268; this translates as MKPWQSKIPSPKHTLRLELDHSNTGMSFDTMRVQSSTTPQSPTSNRMLERALSSRRVPHHSGDIDDDDDDDDVSKTKKHNFSFFTQRLSNYFVRIGPIWACLALVAVILLLVSSLIFFHSRRFVCVSSYDPVSRSGFFGMDGLDSDFGSLGVPWCRSKHGKTVEWTAKDLLNALEEFVPIYETRPIKNNMYGMGFDHSFGLWFIARWLKPDLMIESGAFKGHSTWVLRQAMPYTRIISLSPRHPEKYLKKGPAYVDANCTYFAGKDFVDFGSVGWKNVMKEHGIDDLSRVLIFFDDHQNELKRIKQALKAGFRHLVFEDNYDTGTGDHYSLRQMCDQFYIRGGGHSCFKDSDEARIRAKRKLFWEKAVNIEELCGPYESWWGVRGYMRDDFNHSNRAISHAEHFQNSRYLESILDVYWEVPPVAGPSLTHQTRYDPARVSSPIIEDGRYGLFQRLGLTRLETSVFNGYTQMVYIQISKQ